The Thamnophis elegans isolate rThaEle1 chromosome Z, rThaEle1.pri, whole genome shotgun sequence DNA window tgtattgagagaccgcctcctgccaattacctcctcgtgaccaattagatcacatagattaggcctcctccgagttccatctgccagtcagtgtagactggcaactacgcggaggagagccttctcggtagtagctccgaccctttggaacgatctccccgtggagattcgtaccctcaccaccctccagaccttccgcacagcccttaaaacctggctatcccgtcaggcctggggctaaagttgtaactcacccccacccgaatggtatgaatgttgtgctctattttaattatgttttgttCTTATGTGTTActgtttgtacccccttccctataagttgtaagccgccctgagtcccctcagggaaaagggcggcctataaataaactttaaactaaaaaaaactaaactaaactatttaAATTGGTGCTTTTCAGATTTGGCAACATTTAAGATGCATGGGCTCCTAGAATTATCCAGCCAGGGGTTTTGGTTCCCCTCTTCTGCCCTATGCTGTACAATTACAAACCCAGCCAGTCCCTTGATTCATTCCTCCTCATCTGAGTTCTCTTAGCTAAATTCCCATTTTTCCCAAAAGTCCCAAAGCGGACTTACGCGCGGCTACTGCGATCCCGAGCCCCGGGTCTGGTGAGACTCTGAATGTACTGTGCGCGGTAATTTTCGTAATGAACCTCGTGGGTCACATCCTTCAGATCCTGCATATGAGTTTGAATCAACATGTTCCGAAGTTTAAGGAAGTCGCAGTGAGCAGCGTTCTCCACtaggggaagagaaaaggaaaccaGTACCGCCTCTGACTTCCCACGGCACAGCTCCCTCTACTGCCCACATCACTCTTAAAAAGAttttaagaatttttaaaaaaagatttacctTCCACTATTCCCCACGCATACTCTCTTCCCCGAAATCCTTTGCCCTTTAACTCTCCGACCACGTGGCTAGATCCAACGACAGCAAAAGGCATGCTCCTCTGCAGGGAGAAGGGCTATTTAGGATCCTTGGCTGCTTTAACTGTTAGACTTTTGGCcacttgaagaggtgtggactacaactcccagaattccccagccagcgaacaaGGCTCTCACCTTCATCTCAGCATCCTGAGTTTTGAACGCTTCGTCTTCATCGGAGTCACACTCAGGAAACTCATAAGTGCAGATGCTGTTGGCTTCTAACTCCTGCCGAATCTGTAATTTTAAAACAGCCTTGAAATGTAGCTACGGAAAGGATGGTGGGAATTTAATGCTGGTGTTTTTTTTCAGGTAGAATCAGGCATGACTAGGAGCTGGATGGGAGACCACAAGGAAATCTTAATAGGGAATTTTtgattgcatgattcacttaacaaactgcagtaatttgcttaacatccatgacagaaaaggtcataaaatagggcccAACTCTCTTATCAACCACTTGGCTTAGCAACAGAGAGGGGTCTGCATTTCCTCATAATctacaagatttatttatttttcttgccaggtaccttttctttcttttgctgcacTTCTTTCGGTGTCAAGCAATCTGCTTTTCCAATCACAGGCAGAATGTTGACTTTGTCATGAATGGCTCGGAGGAATTCTATATCCAGGGGGTGGAGCCTGTAGCAAAAGAGGAGGAGCCACAGGTTTGAATGCCCTTGGAAAACATCCTAGATCACGGGTATCAAACGCAATaacatcacgtgatgtattgccacatttttgcctttgtggaaccGGGGTGGCACATGACACCTCTGACCCACAAGCCACCAGTTTGATACCTCTGTCCTAAATTTATAGCCAAACAACTAGATTCCTCCTCTTCTTAACtgattatttatttcaaataaaataataaattcatcTACCAAAGATTGTACTGGATGGTGGGTACAAATGCTGGGTTAGGTTCTATCtgctgtggagttcttggtgttctctgagcttggttgtttgctttcaAACATTTAATTACCCTACTGGATAACATCATCACTGATAGTGAGTGTggagtttgcttcctgtttatatacagtggcTTGCCCTGGCTGTGTTGAACTAAGCTAACACTTGGCCTTCCTTTGGGGATACCTGGTCCTCCCAGGAGACCAGGGGTGAGGCTCTTATCCACTTTTCACTCTGCTTTACTCCTAAACTTGTGTACATCATACCCGTGCCCAAAAGGCGAGAGGACATAGAGGCAGCAATGAACACGGCCATCCTGAATATTCTTGCGGTCAAGGCCACTCTCATCCCGGAAATACTGTTCAAACTGGCCATCAATGTAATCGGCAATTGGCTTCCAGCTGTAGaataaaagggaaagaaagagagccagtttgttctaaagcttaaggcaccaggatagagagcaggagactgtgagttctagtcctgccttaccgtggaagccagctaggtgactttgggcctgtccCTGTTActcagcccaccccacccctctcccacaggattgttgttatagggaaaataggaggaggaaggttagCCACattagttatttttaaaaataaaaaaggcaggatacaaataaataaataaatttgagataagtcaaagtttttttaaaaaaaaatagtatttctaGAATGTGACTTTATCATTGGAGATGATAAAATAAGAGAATCTGAAAAGTTTCTATCCAAATTTTTCCTCACATTTTCcacaaaacaaaatcaaattgGAGTtaactttaattttctttctttctcctgctcGCTTCAGTCTCTGAACTGGGTACAGGTACCCATTGACTCACAATGATCGATGTAGTGATTCTCCAAAgctacaacaacactgaaaaaaagtcacTTGCAACCTGTCCCCACATTTATGGCTATTACGCCGTCCCCAtcgtcaaatgatcaaaatttgggcccttggcatccagcatgtatttatgactattgcagcatcccagggtcacatgattgccatttgcaaccttcccatctGACTTCCAAAAAGCAGTTAATgaaggaagccaaattcacttaatgaccgcatgattctcttaacaactacggcattttacttaacaaccgtggcaaaaaaattataaaattaaactTGGTTTGCTTAAAGATCCttccttagcaatgaaaattctggcaattctagtggttgtaagttgaggactacttataatcTTGTTTCCTATTCTCTccttaatgtttttttccccataccTCTTCCAAAGTCATTTCTAAATCTGTTTACTATAAACTTATGCCAAAGCTTCTTTCCAATCAGGATTCTGTATACATTTTTTTTGTGAATAAGCATTATCTGGTTCAGTTTTCAGTTACAGAATTAAAACATAGGCAAACCCAGAGATTTATACTGCCTTATAAAACATTAGTAAGACTACATCAGAAATACTGCATCAAGTTTTGATCatcacattatttaaaaaaaaaggagttgaaactttggaaagagtgcagagaaaagcaacaaaaacaaTTAGGGGCCTAaagactaaaacatatcaagaactgttgcaggaattggatatggctagtctagatgaaagaaggactaggggaggcatgatagcagttttccaatatttaaggggctgtcacaaag harbors:
- the SEPTIN1 gene encoding septin-1 encodes the protein MDKDYVGFATLPTQVHRKTVKKGFDFTLMVAGESGLGKSTLINSLFLTDLYKDRVLPDAQARIPQTLEIVKHAVDIEEQGVKVKLTVIDTPGLGDAIDNTECWKPIADYIDGQFEQYFRDESGLDRKNIQDGRVHCCLYVLSPFGHGLHPLDIEFLRAIHDKVNILPVIGKADCLTPKEVQQKKEKIRQELEANSICTYEFPECDSDEDEAFKTQDAEMKRSMPFAVVGSSHVVGELKGKGFRGREYAWGIVEVENAAHCDFLKLRNMLIQTHMQDLKDVTHEVHYENYRAQYIQSLTRPGARDRSSRAKLSRQSATDLPVLPMSDTEKLIREKDEELRRMQEMLRKMQEQMLQNKGEQCDSL